One stretch of Pedobacter riviphilus DNA includes these proteins:
- a CDS encoding antibiotic biosynthesis monooxygenase family protein, which produces MILEVAVLNVKAGLSADFEKAFSEAQKIISSMEGYISHQLQKCVEVENKYILLVNWKTLEAHTEGFRGSAEYQDWKKLLHHFYDPFPTVEHFEMVEGCRA; this is translated from the coding sequence ATGATACTAGAGGTTGCCGTATTAAATGTAAAAGCTGGATTATCGGCTGATTTTGAAAAAGCTTTTAGCGAAGCCCAAAAAATCATTTCATCGATGGAAGGTTACATTTCGCATCAGCTTCAAAAATGTGTAGAGGTAGAAAATAAATACATACTGCTGGTAAACTGGAAAACTTTGGAGGCACATACCGAAGGTTTCCGGGGATCAGCAGAATACCAGGATTGGAAAAAGTTATTGCATCACTTTTATGATCCTTTCCCAACAGTTGAACACTTTGAGATGGTAGAGGGTTGTAGGGCTTAA
- the leuD gene encoding 3-isopropylmalate dehydratase small subunit: MKKFTKLTSAVVPLNIENIDTDQIIPARFLKATTREGFGENLFRDWRYENDNQPKADFVMNNPTYGGRVLVAGKNFGCGSSREHAAWAIQDAGFDAVISSFFADIFKGNALNNGLLPIQVSDEFLAQIFKAVNNNPKSALEVDLENQTVTIVETGAQESFEINPYKKSCLINGYDDIDFILNQKQLIEAFEQAK, from the coding sequence ATGAAAAAATTCACAAAATTAACATCGGCAGTAGTGCCTTTAAATATAGAAAACATCGATACCGACCAGATTATCCCTGCGCGGTTTCTAAAAGCGACTACGCGCGAGGGCTTTGGCGAAAATTTGTTCCGCGATTGGCGTTATGAGAACGATAACCAGCCTAAAGCCGATTTCGTGATGAATAATCCAACTTACGGTGGTCGGGTATTAGTTGCAGGAAAAAACTTTGGTTGCGGAAGTAGTCGTGAGCATGCAGCTTGGGCCATTCAAGATGCCGGTTTTGATGCAGTAATTAGCAGCTTCTTTGCCGATATTTTTAAAGGAAATGCCTTGAATAACGGTTTATTACCAATCCAGGTAAGTGACGAGTTCTTGGCGCAGATTTTCAAAGCGGTTAACAACAATCCAAAATCGGCCTTAGAAGTTGATTTAGAAAACCAAACGGTTACCATTGTAGAAACTGGTGCTCAAGAATCATTTGAAATCAATCCATACAAAAAATCGTGTCTAATAAATGGTTATGATGATATCGATTTCATCTTGAACCAAAAACAATTAATTGAAGCATTCGAACAAGCAAAATAA
- a CDS encoding ATP-binding cassette domain-containing protein, translating to MFKPFLHIQDLNLSYHNKVVLRDLYWEMNIGESYVIGGQSGTGKTSLGKAIAGLIPYQGSIEIDFDQLSKLPKEVLYVESWYQFKNLEGVANFYYQQRYTSQQAKETLTVHAELVSYGKEKGLHFDQVEPILEALGFATFASSQLIELSSGEHKKLQLVKALWLKPQLLIIDQPYTGLDAASRKNLNILLDQIAEEGVQLLLICNDTELPSCIGSFAEIKNGQLVKVDALETSASSESHLREIPDFLKESPVYSSQNIVKMVNVNINYGEKQVLKNINWEVKAGEKWLLQGPNGSGKSTLLSLVNGDHPQSYANELYLFGNRRGSGESIWDIKQHIGLISPEFHWYFDPTATVWQSIASGFYDTVGLFQQLPYTKSTQVDKLVEYFGLTENKNELLTALPLGKQRLVLLARTIIKNPELLILDEPCQGLDQQQTKHFNQLVDELCSNGMTLIYVGHFESQLPTCIEKRILLEKGEVKVVETILENV from the coding sequence ATGTTTAAACCATTCCTTCACATACAGGATTTAAACTTAAGTTACCACAACAAAGTGGTGCTCAGGGATTTGTATTGGGAAATGAATATTGGCGAAAGCTATGTAATTGGTGGACAAAGCGGAACAGGAAAAACATCGCTGGGCAAAGCTATTGCAGGCCTGATTCCATATCAGGGAAGTATAGAAATTGATTTCGATCAATTGAGCAAGCTTCCAAAAGAGGTCCTTTACGTAGAAAGCTGGTACCAGTTTAAAAACCTAGAAGGAGTTGCCAATTTTTATTACCAACAACGTTATACCAGCCAGCAAGCAAAAGAAACTTTAACGGTTCATGCCGAATTGGTTAGTTATGGCAAAGAAAAAGGCCTTCACTTCGATCAGGTTGAACCTATTTTAGAGGCTTTAGGCTTTGCTACTTTTGCCAGTTCACAACTAATCGAATTATCAAGCGGCGAACATAAAAAGCTGCAACTGGTTAAAGCCCTATGGTTAAAACCTCAGTTGTTGATTATTGATCAGCCTTATACCGGTTTAGATGCAGCTTCGCGCAAGAACCTGAACATTTTGTTGGATCAGATTGCAGAAGAAGGCGTTCAATTGCTCTTAATCTGTAATGATACCGAACTACCAAGTTGCATTGGTTCTTTTGCTGAAATAAAAAATGGACAATTGGTTAAAGTAGATGCATTAGAAACGTCTGCTAGTTCCGAAAGCCATTTGAGAGAAATTCCGGATTTCTTAAAAGAGTCGCCCGTTTACAGTTCTCAGAACATTGTTAAAATGGTTAACGTAAATATTAACTATGGCGAAAAACAGGTGCTGAAGAATATCAACTGGGAAGTAAAGGCTGGAGAAAAATGGCTTTTACAAGGCCCCAACGGATCGGGGAAATCAACATTACTGAGTTTAGTGAATGGCGATCACCCGCAATCTTACGCCAATGAGCTTTATTTATTCGGTAACAGACGTGGAAGTGGCGAAAGCATTTGGGACATTAAACAGCATATCGGTTTAATCTCTCCTGAGTTTCATTGGTATTTCGACCCTACTGCTACCGTTTGGCAAAGCATTGCCTCGGGCTTTTATGATACAGTAGGACTTTTCCAACAGCTGCCTTATACCAAAAGTACGCAGGTAGATAAACTGGTGGAATACTTTGGCCTAACTGAAAATAAAAATGAATTATTAACCGCACTTCCACTCGGTAAACAACGATTGGTATTATTAGCGCGAACAATTATAAAAAATCCTGAACTATTAATTCTGGATGAACCTTGCCAGGGTTTAGACCAACAGCAAACAAAACATTTTAACCAATTGGTTGATGAACTGTGCAGCAATGGGATGACCCTGATTTATGTTGGCCATTTTGAATCGCAGCTGCCAACCTGCATTGAAAAAAGAATATTGTTAGAAAAAGGCGAAGTAAAAGTCGTCGAAACTATACTAGAAAACGTTTAG
- the leuB gene encoding 3-isopropylmalate dehydrogenase, with protein sequence MKKNILVIPGDGIGPEVTTWGKAALEKIGEIFGHEFTFEEALMGHAAIEVTGEPLPDETLEKARQSDAILFGAIGHAKYDNDPSLKVRPEQGLLKIRKELGLFANLRPILLFDELLQASSIKPEILRGTDILFFRELTGDVYFGEKTRSEDRNTASDLMIYHRYEVERIAHKAYQAAQQRNKRLCSVDKANVLESSRLWRETVQEIAKQYPDVETEHMFIDNAAMQLIKNPKKFDVVLTANLFGDILTDEASQIAGSMGMLASASVGESTGFFEPIHGSAHDIAGKDLANPLASILSAALMLEIGFGLKEEAKLLVDTIDQVLKEGFRTHDIADQNTNRFKVLGTAEMGKLVLKFLSQKLITS encoded by the coding sequence ATGAAGAAGAACATTTTAGTAATACCTGGAGATGGTATTGGACCCGAAGTTACCACTTGGGGAAAAGCAGCATTAGAAAAAATTGGCGAAATTTTCGGACATGAGTTTACATTCGAAGAAGCTTTAATGGGCCATGCAGCTATTGAAGTTACCGGAGAGCCTTTGCCTGATGAAACTTTAGAAAAAGCAAGACAAAGTGATGCTATCCTTTTTGGAGCAATCGGTCACGCCAAATATGACAACGACCCTAGTTTAAAAGTTAGACCAGAACAAGGTCTGCTGAAAATCCGTAAGGAACTGGGTTTATTTGCCAACCTCCGCCCGATATTACTATTTGACGAACTTCTTCAGGCATCGAGTATTAAACCAGAAATTTTAAGGGGAACCGATATTTTGTTCTTCCGCGAATTAACTGGCGATGTTTACTTTGGTGAAAAAACGCGCTCCGAAGACCGTAATACCGCTTCGGATTTAATGATTTATCACCGTTATGAAGTAGAACGTATTGCGCATAAAGCTTACCAGGCCGCACAGCAACGTAACAAAAGATTATGTTCGGTAGATAAAGCAAATGTTTTGGAAAGTTCTCGTTTATGGCGCGAAACCGTTCAGGAAATTGCAAAACAATATCCTGATGTAGAAACAGAGCACATGTTTATCGATAATGCAGCCATGCAGTTGATCAAAAACCCTAAAAAATTCGATGTGGTTTTAACCGCCAATTTATTTGGTGATATTTTGACAGATGAGGCTTCGCAGATTGCAGGTTCAATGGGTATGCTCGCTTCAGCATCTGTTGGCGAAAGCACAGGTTTTTTCGAGCCCATCCACGGTTCTGCACACGATATTGCTGGCAAAGATTTAGCCAATCCATTGGCTTCTATCCTATCGGCAGCATTAATGTTGGAAATTGGATTCGGACTAAAAGAAGAAGCTAAATTATTGGTTGATACTATCGACCAGGTATTGAAAGAAGGTTTTAGAACACACGATATTGCCGACCAAAATACAAACCGGTTTAAAGTTTTAGGCACAGCCGAAATGGGCAAATTGGTTCTTAAATTCTTATCACAAAAATTAATCACTTCCTAA
- a CDS encoding 2-isopropylmalate synthase, with protein sequence MIHDPNKVYIFDTTLRDGEQVPGCQLDTNQKVEIAKSLELLGVDVIEAGFPVSSPGDFNSVIELSKAVTNPIICALTRANKNDIDVAADALRYAKRPRIHTGIGSSDFHIKHKFNSTREEILERAVEAVRYSKKFVEDVEFYAEDAGRADIEFLAKMVEAVIAAGATVVNIPDTNGYCLPDQYGSKILYLKENVKNIDKAIISVHCHNDLGLATANSIAGLQNGARQVECTINGIGERAGNTSMEEVVMILKTHKVLGLNTQIDATRFYEMSHMVRNQMNMPVQPNKAIVGGNAFSHSSGIHQDGFLKNRENYEIIKPEDVGFPDATIVLTARSGRHALKHHLDRLGHKLEKDHLDIVYKQFLVLADSKQGINDHDLNQLVALHLA encoded by the coding sequence ATGATTCACGACCCAAACAAAGTTTATATTTTCGACACGACATTACGTGACGGCGAGCAGGTTCCAGGCTGCCAGTTAGATACAAACCAAAAAGTAGAAATCGCTAAATCACTTGAGCTTTTAGGTGTTGATGTGATTGAAGCAGGTTTCCCGGTATCTAGTCCCGGAGATTTTAACAGTGTAATTGAATTATCAAAAGCGGTTACCAACCCGATTATCTGCGCTTTAACCCGTGCAAATAAAAACGATATCGATGTTGCTGCAGATGCTTTACGTTATGCAAAAAGACCTCGTATTCACACAGGAATTGGCTCATCCGATTTTCACATAAAACATAAATTTAACAGTACCCGTGAAGAAATTTTAGAACGTGCTGTTGAAGCCGTAAGGTATTCGAAAAAATTTGTTGAGGATGTGGAGTTTTATGCTGAAGATGCCGGCCGTGCCGACATCGAATTTTTAGCTAAAATGGTTGAGGCGGTAATTGCTGCCGGTGCAACTGTGGTAAATATTCCAGATACCAATGGCTATTGTTTACCAGACCAATACGGTTCGAAAATTCTTTATTTAAAAGAAAACGTAAAAAATATCGATAAAGCCATTATTTCGGTGCATTGCCACAACGATTTAGGCTTGGCTACAGCGAATTCTATCGCAGGCTTACAGAATGGTGCACGCCAGGTAGAATGTACCATTAACGGCATCGGTGAGCGCGCAGGCAATACATCTATGGAAGAGGTCGTCATGATTTTAAAAACGCATAAGGTTTTAGGTTTAAATACCCAGATTGATGCGACACGTTTTTACGAAATGAGCCATATGGTGCGCAACCAGATGAACATGCCGGTACAACCAAATAAAGCAATTGTTGGTGGAAATGCATTTTCTCACAGCTCAGGTATTCATCAGGATGGTTTCTTAAAAAACCGCGAAAACTATGAAATTATTAAGCCAGAAGATGTTGGTTTCCCTGATGCTACAATTGTATTAACAGCAAGAAGTGGCCGCCACGCTTTAAAACACCATTTAGACCGCTTAGGCCATAAATTGGAAAAAGACCATTTAGATATTGTTTACAAACAGTTTTTAGTTTTGGCCGACAGCAAACAAGGCATTAACGACCATGATTTAAATCAATTGGTTGCTTTACATTTAGCTTAA
- the ilvA gene encoding threonine ammonia-lyase IlvA produces MDTTTPNTLDFQSAHQRLKGVVKRTPLEFNAGLSAHYNANIYLKREDLQIVRSYKLRGAYNKISTLPQDALINGVVCASAGNHAQGVAYSCKKLGIKGVIFMPEITPKQKVKQTYMFGGDSVEVVLVGDTFDDCLKEALAYSAEKSATFIPPFDDEKVIEGQATVGVEIYEDLPDLDILIMPVGGGGLASGVSAYMKTVKPDVKLVGVEPLGAPSMVTAMEHGGPYTLEEIDRFVDGAAVKRIGHITYEYCKDLLDQMHLIPEGKICTTILKLYNEDAIVVEPAGALSVAALDQLRDQIVGKTVVCIVSGGNNDIERMQEIKEKSLLFEGLKHYFIVRFPQRPGALKLFVNEVLGPQDDITRFEFIKKTNRENGPALVGIELSNKNDYASLLQRMKDFKFEIIELNQDQTLFEYLV; encoded by the coding sequence ATGGATACTACAACACCAAATACACTAGATTTTCAATCTGCACATCAACGGTTAAAAGGCGTGGTAAAACGCACACCTTTAGAGTTTAACGCCGGACTTTCTGCACATTACAATGCCAATATTTATTTAAAAAGAGAAGACCTGCAGATTGTACGCTCATATAAATTGCGTGGTGCCTATAATAAAATTAGCACGTTACCGCAAGATGCATTGATTAATGGTGTAGTTTGTGCCAGCGCGGGCAACCATGCACAGGGTGTAGCCTATTCATGCAAGAAACTAGGCATTAAAGGTGTTATTTTTATGCCAGAAATTACCCCAAAGCAAAAGGTAAAACAAACCTATATGTTTGGTGGCGACAGTGTAGAGGTAGTTTTGGTTGGTGATACTTTCGACGATTGTTTGAAAGAGGCTTTGGCTTATAGTGCCGAAAAATCGGCTACTTTTATCCCTCCATTTGATGATGAAAAAGTAATTGAAGGACAAGCAACGGTTGGTGTAGAGATTTACGAAGACCTGCCGGATTTAGACATTTTGATAATGCCTGTTGGCGGTGGTGGTTTGGCCTCAGGCGTGAGTGCTTATATGAAAACCGTTAAACCTGATGTAAAACTGGTTGGTGTTGAGCCGCTGGGTGCACCATCTATGGTTACAGCAATGGAACACGGCGGCCCTTACACTTTAGAAGAAATAGACCGCTTTGTGGATGGTGCCGCTGTAAAAAGAATCGGGCATATTACTTATGAGTACTGCAAGGATCTTCTGGATCAGATGCATTTAATCCCAGAAGGAAAAATATGTACCACCATATTAAAATTGTATAACGAAGATGCCATTGTGGTTGAACCTGCAGGAGCACTCTCCGTGGCTGCATTAGATCAGCTTAGAGACCAGATTGTAGGCAAAACGGTAGTTTGTATTGTAAGCGGTGGAAACAACGATATTGAGCGTATGCAGGAGATTAAAGAAAAATCTTTGCTATTCGAAGGTCTGAAACATTATTTCATTGTGCGCTTCCCACAAAGGCCAGGCGCCTTAAAATTATTCGTAAACGAGGTTTTAGGCCCACAGGATGATATTACCCGTTTCGAGTTTATTAAAAAAACGAATAGAGAAAATGGCCCTGCATTGGTTGGTATAGAACTTTCTAATAAAAACGATTATGCAAGTTTATTGCAGCGCATGAAAGATTTTAAATTTGAAATTATTGAACTAAACCAAGACCAAACTTTGTTTGAATATCTGGTTTAA
- a CDS encoding cupin domain-containing protein, protein MNFKDLSNQALISDGDIDWENLGAGVKRKIMAYDNNLMLVKVEFEKDAIGTIHNHPHLQMSYVAKGSFEVTMGDDKKVLNEGDVFFAPSNVFHGVVCLEAGLLIDIFNPHREDFLITSP, encoded by the coding sequence ATGAATTTCAAAGACTTAAGCAACCAGGCATTAATTTCAGACGGCGATATCGACTGGGAAAATTTAGGTGCAGGTGTAAAACGCAAAATCATGGCTTACGATAACAACCTGATGTTGGTTAAAGTAGAATTTGAAAAAGACGCCATTGGCACCATTCACAACCACCCACATTTACAGATGAGTTATGTAGCCAAAGGAAGTTTTGAAGTAACGATGGGCGATGACAAAAAGGTGTTAAATGAAGGAGACGTATTTTTTGCACCATCCAATGTATTCCATGGTGTGGTTTGCTTAGAAGCAGGCCTATTAATCGATATTTTTAACCCGCATCGGGAAGATTTTTTGATTACGTCACCCTGA
- a CDS encoding DUF4230 domain-containing protein has protein sequence MKLFFRLLPWLILVVAGYLFISKKFSINTSVESKHQLLVEKIEAIGKLELVRYQISDVLEHKNKTDFLPEASVLLIVKAEAVGCIDLTKITREDIDIDADTAVVNLPQPEICYVKIDHKNSRVYDTKMAFFREADLVDEAYKAAERQITAEVKKSTILTQTKTNATTVLKPIIEGLGYKNVKFTFE, from the coding sequence ATGAAGCTCTTTTTTCGCCTCTTACCCTGGTTAATTTTAGTCGTTGCAGGGTATTTATTTATCTCTAAAAAGTTTAGTATCAATACCTCTGTAGAAAGCAAACACCAGCTTTTGGTTGAAAAAATTGAGGCTATTGGTAAATTAGAGCTGGTGAGGTATCAGATCAGCGATGTTTTAGAACACAAAAATAAAACAGATTTTTTGCCCGAAGCTAGTGTTTTGTTGATTGTTAAGGCCGAAGCGGTAGGTTGTATCGACTTAACAAAAATTACGCGTGAAGATATTGATATTGATGCGGACACTGCTGTAGTAAATTTGCCACAGCCTGAAATTTGCTACGTAAAAATAGACCATAAAAACTCTCGTGTTTACGACACGAAAATGGCTTTCTTTCGTGAAGCTGACCTGGTAGATGAAGCGTATAAAGCAGCCGAAAGGCAAATTACTGCTGAAGTTAAAAAATCGACCATTTTAACGCAGACGAAAACTAATGCTACAACCGTGCTTAAGCCAATTATTGAAGGATTGGGCTACAAGAATGTGAAGTTTACCTTTGAGTAA
- a CDS encoding ABC transporter ATP-binding protein has product MSNILISVKNLTKQYQAEQAGGIKNVSFDIKRGDVVAIIGESGSGKSTLLKSIYGLLKTDSGEIFFENQWVKGPDEQLIPGHKQMKMVTQDFSLNIYAKVYDNIASQLSNTDLKTKAEKTLAIMDHLRILPLQNKKIIELSGGEQQRVAIAKAMVADTQVLLLDEPFSQVDALLKNQLRADIKRVASETGVTVILVSHDPADGLFLADQLLILKNGELLQTGKPSEIYQHPKNIYTAQILGNAVVLSKADAEKIGLKTEKEFVVFYPEWAEISNSWSSRRYEVKDVYYKGFYDELLLERNGVNIRALQLNRGEHKKNDHVQLNISRFLEF; this is encoded by the coding sequence GTGAGCAATATCCTAATCAGCGTTAAAAATTTAACCAAGCAATATCAGGCAGAACAGGCCGGTGGAATTAAAAATGTAAGTTTCGACATTAAAAGGGGCGATGTGGTAGCTATTATTGGTGAGAGCGGTAGCGGAAAATCGACTTTACTTAAATCCATTTACGGATTGCTGAAAACCGATTCAGGTGAAATCTTTTTCGAAAATCAGTGGGTTAAAGGACCGGACGAACAACTCATCCCTGGGCACAAGCAGATGAAAATGGTTACGCAGGATTTTTCATTAAATATTTATGCTAAGGTTTATGATAATATTGCCTCACAACTATCGAATACCGACCTTAAAACCAAAGCGGAAAAAACTTTGGCGATTATGGATCATTTACGGATTTTACCGCTTCAAAATAAAAAGATTATTGAACTGAGCGGGGGGGAGCAGCAGCGTGTGGCTATAGCAAAAGCAATGGTTGCCGATACGCAGGTTTTACTTTTAGACGAACCGTTTAGCCAGGTTGATGCTTTGCTTAAAAACCAGCTACGAGCTGATATCAAACGTGTAGCCTCCGAAACAGGGGTTACTGTAATTTTAGTTTCGCACGATCCTGCCGATGGTTTATTCCTGGCCGATCAGTTACTTATTCTAAAAAATGGAGAACTTTTACAAACTGGAAAACCATCCGAAATTTACCAACATCCTAAAAACATTTATACTGCGCAGATTTTGGGTAATGCCGTGGTTTTATCGAAAGCCGATGCCGAAAAAATCGGTTTAAAAACAGAAAAGGAATTCGTTGTGTTTTACCCCGAATGGGCCGAAATAAGCAATAGTTGGAGCAGTAGGCGCTATGAAGTAAAGGATGTGTACTACAAAGGTTTTTACGATGAACTGCTTTTAGAGAGAAATGGTGTGAACATCCGTGCCTTGCAGCTAAACAGGGGAGAACATAAAAAAAACGACCACGTTCAATTGAACATCAGTCGTTTTTTGGAGTTTTAA
- a CDS encoding DUF6364 family protein, whose protein sequence is MNTKLTLTIDKSVIKQAKAYAEQQGRSLSAVVENYLKAVIKKEEIVKDDDELSPIIKSLMLRPKVELPDNYDYKKELEKVRDEKYQKYLNNNER, encoded by the coding sequence ATGAACACTAAACTAACCTTAACTATAGATAAGTCTGTTATTAAACAGGCAAAAGCTTATGCAGAACAGCAAGGTAGAAGCCTGTCTGCAGTGGTAGAGAATTATTTAAAAGCTGTTATCAAAAAAGAAGAGATTGTAAAAGATGATGATGAGCTTTCTCCAATCATAAAATCTTTGATGCTCCGCCCAAAAGTAGAACTACCTGATAATTATGATTATAAAAAAGAACTGGAGAAAGTCAGGGATGAGAAATATCAAAAATATTTAAATAATAATGAAAGATAA
- a CDS encoding PIN domain-containing protein, with amino-acid sequence MKDNILIDSDVLLDFFLKREPFFIDSSKILNLCVNQKINGFVSGLIIANTYYLLRKHFSHKDILADFKILFTFLDILIIDKNVILNSIDSEFIDFEDALQNFSAENHGSINAIITRNIKDYKRSKLSVLTPAMFLKTL; translated from the coding sequence ATGAAAGATAACATTCTCATTGATTCTGATGTTTTACTTGATTTTTTTCTGAAACGAGAACCATTTTTTATTGATTCATCAAAAATTCTGAATTTATGTGTCAACCAAAAAATCAATGGTTTTGTTTCGGGTTTAATAATAGCCAACACGTATTATTTGTTGAGAAAACACTTTAGTCATAAAGATATTTTGGCCGACTTTAAGATATTATTTACTTTTTTAGATATTTTAATAATTGACAAAAACGTTATTTTGAATTCAATCGATTCTGAATTCATAGATTTTGAAGATGCACTCCAAAATTTTTCGGCTGAAAACCATGGATCAATTAATGCTATAATTACGCGAAATATTAAAGACTACAAAAGGAGTAAGTTAAGTGTATTAACGCCTGCAATGTTTCTAAAAACATTATAA